A part of Lujinxingia litoralis genomic DNA contains:
- a CDS encoding integrase core domain-containing protein, protein REIVGIDVARRGRAVEAQRALESACLKRFGLIYPNGESRPVLRSDNGKVFTSKSFTGSCKQYGLTQEFITPYTPQQNGLIERFFRSLKEECIWMTNFKTFAQAREAIETWVEFYNAERLHHILPP, encoded by the coding sequence CCGCGAGATTGTTGGCATCGACGTCGCTCGCCGTGGCCGCGCTGTGGAGGCGCAGCGAGCCCTGGAGAGCGCCTGTTTGAAGCGTTTTGGCCTTATCTACCCCAACGGCGAGTCGCGACCGGTGCTGCGCAGCGATAACGGCAAGGTGTTCACGTCGAAATCCTTTACCGGAAGCTGCAAGCAGTATGGCCTCACACAGGAATTCATCACGCCCTACACGCCGCAGCAGAACGGGCTGATTGAACGCTTCTTCCGCTCGCTCAAGGAGGAGTGCATCTGGATGACCAACTTCAAGACCTTTGCGCAGGCCCGGGAGGCAATCGAGACCTGGGTCGAGTTCTACAACGCCGAGCGGCTCCACCATATTCTGCCCCCCTGA